One window of the Benincasa hispida cultivar B227 chromosome 3, ASM972705v1, whole genome shotgun sequence genome contains the following:
- the LOC120072568 gene encoding BAG family molecular chaperone regulator 4 translates to MTEKNPYLSGSATVQNEKNDETEWEMRPGGMLVQKREDNNGADVSSTGPMIAVSVTHGHGPTKYKLFLPAQSTFGDMKKHLVAKTGLQPEEQRLLFRGKEKDDDEHLHTAGVKNLSKILLLENKTSKQRKVVEDVKVVEEVKRSDGGVSKASEAIADVRSEVDKLSDRVAALEVAVNSGTKVADKEFVVSTELLMRQLLKLDSIDAEGEAKLQRKAEVCRVQNFVDTLDALKAQNSKSIIKNHNTVSVTTEWETFDSGVGSLTPPSPAPSSTRVTQDWERFD, encoded by the exons ATGACAGAGAAGAATCCGTATCTGAGTGGATCAGCCACTGTACAGAACGAGAAGAACGACGAAACTGAGTGGGAGATGAGGCCCGGCGGCATGCTCGTCCAGAAGCGAGAAGATAACAATGGCGCCGATGTTTCTTCTACCGGCCCCATGATCGCCGTCAGTGTTACTCACGGCCATGGCCCTACCAAGTACAAGCTTTTCCTTCCTGCTCAATCGACTTTTG GTGATATGAAAAAACACCTTGTGGCGAAGACCGGTTTGCAGCCTGAAGAGCAGAGACTCCTATTTCGGGGTAAGGAGAAGGATGATGATGAGCATTTGCATACCGCAGGGGTGAAGAATTTGTCAAAGATTTTACTCTTGGAGAACAAGACAAGCAAGCAGAGGAAGGTGGTGGAAGATGTTAAGGTGGTAGAAGAGGTTAAGAGAAGTGATGGGGGGGTTTCAAAGGCATCAGAAGCCATTGCCGATGTTCGGTCTGAGGTTGATAAGCTTTCAGATAGG GTTGCTGCCTTGGAAGTAGCTGTTAATAGTGGCACAAAGGTCGCAGACAAGGAATTCGTAGTATCAACAGAGCTGCTGATGAGACAATTGTTGAAATTGGATAGTATTGATGCTGAAGGAGAAGCAAAGTTGCAGAGAAAAGCTGAG GTATGTCGTGTCCAGAACTTCGTGGACACACTCGATGCGTTGAAGGCCCAAAACTCTAAATCAATCATCAAGAATCACAACACGGTTTCAGTGACGACAGAATGGGAGACCTTTGACTCAGGAGTCGGTAGCTTGACTCCCCCATCCCCTGCTCCATCTTCTACAAGAGTAACTCAAGATTGGGAACGGTTTGATTAG